In the Topomyia yanbarensis strain Yona2022 chromosome 3, ASM3024719v1, whole genome shotgun sequence genome, one interval contains:
- the LOC131690431 gene encoding transmembrane 9 superfamily member 3: protein MKTSLFVALLTLLVSLARADEHNHSYEDHEEVVLWMNTVGPYHNRQETYAYFSLPFCVGTKQAISHYHETMSEALQGVEFEFSGYEIDFKDDIAPTEICMVELTEKKYKAFVYAVMNQYWYQMYIDDLPIWGVVGKEDDKKYYIYTHKKFDISYNGKQIVDVTLTPEKKELLKVGAKIKFTYEVNWKPSNVKFEDRFDKYLDPNFFQHRIHWFSIFNSFMMVIFLVGLVSMILMRTLRKDYARYSKDEEADDMERDLGDEYGWKQIHGDVFRPASNAMLFSALIGAGYQLTSVVLCVITFAILGELYTERGSLLSTSIFVYAATSPINGYFGGSLYARMGGKLWIKQMMLSAFIIPALVCGTAFFINFIAIYYHASRAIPFGTMVAVTCICIFVILPLTLIGTIVGRNLDGQPDYPCRVNAVPRPIPEKKWFMEPAVIILLGGVLPFGSIFIEMYFIFTSFWAYKIYYVYGFMLLVFLILIIVTVCVTIVCTYFLLNAEDYRWQWTSFMSAASTSIYVYIYSFYYFFFKTKMYGLFQTAFYFGYMALFSGALGIICGTVGYIGTNIFVRKIYSNVKID, encoded by the exons ATGAAAACTTCACTATTCGTTGCGCTATTGACACTTTTGGTGTCCCTGGCAAGGGCGGACGAGCATAATCACAGC TATGAAGACCACGAAGAGGTGGTGCTGTGGATGAATACGGTGGGACCGTATCACAACCGACAAGAAACCTATGCATACTTCTCACTGCCGTTTTGCGTCGGAACCAAACAAGCAATCAGCCATTATCACGAAACGATGAGCGAAGCCCTGCAGGGAGTGGAGTTCGAATTCAGTGGATACGAAATCGACTTCAAGG ACGACATCGCACCGACCGAGATCTGTATGGTGGAGTTAACGGAGAAGAAGTACAAAGCGTTTGTGTACGCCGTTATGAACCAATACTGGTACCAGATGTATATTGACGATCTACCCATTTGGGGAGTGGTTGGAAAGGAAGACGATAAGAAGTACTACATCTACACGCACAAAAAGTTCGATATCAGCTACAACGGGAAGCAGATTGTGGACGTTACGCTGACACCAGAGAAAAAGGAATTGCTCAAAGTCGGTGCCAAGATTAAGTTCACCTACGAGGTCAACTGGAAGCCCAGCAACGTAAAATTCGAGGACCGATTCGACAAATATCTGGATCCGAACTTTTTTCAGCATCGCATCCATTGGTTCAGCATATTCAACAGTTTTATGATGGTTATTTTCCTGGTCGGATTGGTTTCGATGATTCTTATGCGCACGTTACGAAAGGATTACGCCAGATATAGCAAGGACGAGGAAGCTGACGATATG GAACGTGATTTAGGCGACGAGTATGGATGGAAGCAGATTCATGGAGATGTGTTCAGGCCTGCCTCTAATGCAATGCTTTTCTCTGCGCTGATAGGCGCTGGATACCAACTAACCTCAGTTGTTCTATGCGTTATTACATTCGCTATTCTTGGCGAATTATATACAGA ACGAGGATCGTTACTGTCAACGTCAATATTCGTGTACGCAGCGACGTCTCCTATCAATGGATACTTCGGTGGATCTTTGTATGCCCGGATGGGTGGTAAACTGTGGATCAAGCAAATGATGCTATCTGCTTTCATTATTCCGGCTTTGGTGTGTGGAACTGCGTTCTTCATCAATTTCATTGCAATTTACTATCACGCATCGCGTGCAATTCCATTCGGAACAATG gtGGCAGTCACTTGCATTTGCATTTTCGTGATACTGCCGTTGACACTGATAGGAACTATCGTTGGTCGCAATCTTGACGGACAACCAGACTATCCGTGTCGGGTGAATGCTGTTCCTCGACCTATTCCGGAGAAGAAATGGTTCATGGAACCGGCTGTGATTATTCTGCTTGGTGGAGTCCTTCCATTTGGGTCGATCTTCATTGAAAT GTACTTCATCTTTACCTCTTTCTGGGCCTACAAAATCTACTACGTGTACGGGTTTATGCTGCTCGTGTTCCTAATTCTGATCATCGTTACCGTGTGCGTGACGATCGTTTGCACATATTTTCTGCTTAATGCCGAAGATTATCGATGGCAGTGGACCAGCTTCATGTCGGCGGCTTCTACGTCGATCTACGTTTACATCTACTCGTTCTACTATTTCTTCTTCAAAACAAA AATGTACGGCCTGTTCCAGACGGCGTTCTACTTCGGCTACATGGCGCTATTCTCCGGTGCCCTCGGTATCATTTGTGGCACGGTCGGCTACATCGGCACGAATATTTTCGTGCGGAAAATTTATTCCAATGTAAAAATTGACTAA